A single Myxococcales bacterium DNA region contains:
- a CDS encoding type II toxin-antitoxin system prevent-host-death family antitoxin, with protein MKTVTTHEAKTHLSRLLAEVEAGEEIIILRGSVPAARLTAVDATSNRSTRPRVGVATSKPVRQEADVFAPLEGEDLDVWGIG; from the coding sequence ATGAAGACGGTGACAACGCATGAAGCCAAAACGCATCTTTCGCGTTTGCTGGCGGAGGTCGAGGCCGGCGAGGAGATCATCATTCTTCGCGGCAGTGTCCCCGCCGCCCGCCTGACCGCGGTGGACGCGACATCGAATCGTTCGACCCGGCCGCGCGTGGGGGTCGCGACATCGAAACCCGTACGACAGGAGGCAGACGTGTTTGCGCCTCTCGAGGGTGAGGATCTCGATGTGTGGGGAATCGGTTGA
- a CDS encoding type II toxin-antitoxin system VapC family toxin produces the protein MGNRLKLLLDTCSFIWLTCESEKLSENAREAIDTCRDILLSDVSVWEICTKWQTKKLGLPAPPRTWIEEQAAVWQLTRLPIRSGDCYRSTELPEVHRDPFDRLLVSQAIEGGLTLVTPDEWIHRYPVNVLW, from the coding sequence GTGGGGAATCGGTTGAAGCTTCTGCTCGATACCTGTTCCTTCATCTGGCTCACCTGCGAGTCCGAGAAGCTCAGCGAGAACGCCCGCGAGGCCATCGATACATGCCGGGACATCCTCCTCAGTGATGTCTCCGTCTGGGAGATATGCACCAAGTGGCAGACGAAAAAGCTCGGGCTGCCGGCTCCCCCGCGCACCTGGATCGAGGAGCAAGCGGCGGTGTGGCAACTGACCCGATTGCCCATCAGGTCGGGCGATTGCTATCGTTCGACGGAACTGCCCGAAGTTCATCGCGATCCCTTCGATCGGTTGCTGGTGTCCCAGGCCATCGAGGGTGGGTTGACGCTGGTGACCCCCGATGAATGGATACATCGGTACCCCGTGAACGTGCTCTGGTGA
- a CDS encoding DUF1566 domain-containing protein, with translation MAARAQAPLAVQSRFVVCDRCFEDLTIGDIMKYFALGAASFVTVLAATAAFAGLPCYPSPRFTVSATEVVDGKTGLTWQRSVAPEAKTWADAKTYCPTVGANFRLPSVKELLTIVDFTRSEPAIDTAVFPGTKSASFWTSSPVAGSPPFAWFVGFESGVTNGLGVGETSQVRCVR, from the coding sequence ATGGCAGCGCGAGCACAAGCACCGTTAGCAGTACAGTCCAGGTTCGTTGTGTGCGATCGATGCTTTGAGGACCTAACCATCGGAGACATCATGAAGTACTTCGCACTTGGTGCCGCTTCCTTTGTGACCGTCTTGGCGGCGACCGCGGCGTTTGCCGGTTTGCCATGCTATCCGTCGCCACGCTTTACCGTGAGTGCGACCGAGGTGGTCGACGGTAAAACAGGGCTGACCTGGCAACGTTCTGTAGCCCCTGAAGCAAAAACGTGGGCCGATGCGAAGACCTATTGCCCCACGGTCGGAGCCAACTTTCGCTTGCCCAGCGTGAAAGAACTTCTGACAATCGTAGACTTCACGAGGAGTGAGCCTGCGATAGACACAGCGGTGTTCCCGGGCACGAAGTCCGCAAGTTTTTGGACCTCTTCCCCGGTGGCGGGCAGTCCCCCATTCGCGTGGTTCGTAGGTTTCGAGTCCGGCGTCACGAACGGTCTCGGCGTGGGCGAGACGTCTCAGGTTCGTTGTGTACGCTAA
- a CDS encoding DUF1566 domain-containing protein, with translation MGLACRDGTCTGSCTVDADCGNSIDFYCDRDMCKQKIGKGMRCATGNSCATGFCVDGVCCGNATCGVCQACNVNGMGTCSAVPSGNMDPRGLCLNQGPANACGTTGFCDGDSACAYYPSTTACGAGASCSAAMYTAASQCDGRGACVSVASVACPKGLGCLSATECRGSCRADGDCVSSSMYCSAGQCVPKLGNGAICAAGGCASGNCVNEICCSEACVDQGAASCGQTGVCGAGGTCQKYTCTCDGFVMPNPASAVGLPNPTSYSSTAGSGFVVDNVTNLAWEQPIGSASMDQVAALKYCADKGGGWRLPTMVELYSLVDFTRSDPAIDIAAFPNTPSSYFWTSTAVTGDPSRAWGIYFFYGSASTSTVSSTVQVRCVRSML, from the coding sequence ATGGGGCTCGCGTGTAGAGATGGCACCTGTACCGGGTCTTGCACCGTTGACGCCGATTGTGGCAACAGCATCGATTTCTATTGCGATCGCGACATGTGCAAGCAGAAAATCGGCAAGGGCATGAGATGCGCGACGGGCAATAGCTGCGCCACGGGATTTTGTGTTGATGGGGTGTGCTGCGGAAACGCAACCTGCGGTGTTTGCCAAGCCTGCAACGTGAACGGCATGGGCACATGCAGCGCGGTGCCTTCTGGGAACATGGACCCTCGAGGTTTATGCTTGAACCAAGGGCCCGCCAATGCATGCGGCACCACTGGCTTTTGTGATGGCGACAGCGCCTGTGCCTACTACCCAAGCACCACGGCATGTGGAGCGGGCGCGAGTTGCTCTGCTGCCATGTACACGGCCGCGAGTCAGTGCGACGGCAGAGGTGCTTGCGTGAGTGTTGCGTCGGTGGCATGCCCCAAGGGGCTGGGCTGCCTCAGCGCTACGGAATGCAGAGGTTCATGCCGTGCAGACGGCGACTGTGTGTCATCGTCGATGTATTGCTCTGCGGGCCAGTGCGTGCCGAAGTTGGGCAATGGGGCCATATGTGCTGCAGGCGGGTGCGCTTCGGGCAATTGCGTGAACGAGATTTGCTGCAGCGAAGCGTGCGTGGACCAGGGAGCGGCGTCTTGCGGGCAAACGGGTGTGTGTGGGGCGGGGGGGACGTGTCAGAAGTACACGTGCACGTGTGATGGCTTTGTAATGCCCAACCCTGCATCTGCCGTGGGGCTGCCAAACCCGACGTCCTATTCATCTACCGCAGGTTCGGGATTCGTAGTCGACAACGTAACCAACCTCGCGTGGGAGCAACCCATCGGTTCGGCGAGCATGGACCAGGTGGCGGCCTTGAAGTACTGTGCTGACAAGGGCGGCGGCTGGCGTCTGCCCACGATGGTGGAGCTATATTCGCTGGTTGACTTCACGCGCAGCGATCCCGCAATCGATATTGCGGCATTCCCCAACACACCCAGTAGCTACTTCTGGACCTCTACCGCGGTGACGGGCGATCCCTCCAGAGCGTGGGGGATCTACTTCTTTTATGGCAGCGCGAGCACAAGCACCGTTAGCAGTACAGTCCAGGTTCGTTGTGTGCGATCGATGCTTTGA